Part of the Pedobacter roseus genome is shown below.
AAGGCAAAACCATCATGGTGTTTCGCAACTAAAATGATCCCTTTTAATCCTCCTGCCTTAGCCGCCTTAATAATCTGATCGGCGTTGAAATCTGTTGGATTAAATGTTTTCGGGTCGGCATCGCCAAAACCCCATTCTTTATTTTCGAAGGTAGTTGGCGTAAAATGAATCAAACCGTAAACTTCAACATCGTGCCAGGCCAACTGTCTTTTTGATGGCAGTGCACCATAAGGTTTAGGTGGTGTTTGGGCATAAATTGCTGTCGTTAAGAATAGGAAAAGAATCAATATGGGCTTTATCATCATTATAGCTTAGGTCTACCTAAAGTACAAAAAAATACCAGTTGAAGAAAAAGAGTTAATCAATATTTAACCTGCTGAGCATGTAAACACGAAATTATTTTTACATCTTGATCGTTACATAAATGCATGAAACATTTGATTTTTACTTACGTTATTTAAACATGAGCGCTTTTAACCAGAACCCTCCAGACGGTGGTACAATCTACACCGAAACCAATCTGAGCCAGTTGTTTCCAGAGCCTTTTAATACGATAACTAGTTGCTTTTTCCTGGCTATAGCAGTGTATTGGACAATTAAGTTGTGGGGTAATTTTAAACAGCATAGCTTTTTAAGTATTGCGCTGGTGCTGCTTTATATCGGTGGGATTGGAGGCACTACTTATCACGGCTTGAGGCGTTGGCCTATTTTTATTATTATGGACTGGATGCCGATTATGTTGTTGTGCCTTTCAGCCGGAGTTTACTTTCTTTCTAAGTTAACCAAATGGTACTTCGCTGTTTTAATTGTAGCGGTTTATGCTTTTTTCCAGTTTTTTGTGCGGCGTCTTTTTAGCAATGGCGATTTCCAGATCTTTATTAATATTAATTACGCCTTTATGGCCGCACTGGTTTTGTTTCCGGTATTTGGTTACTTAATTAAAACGGAGTGGAAAAATGGCAAATGGGTGGGATTTGCCTTAATTGCTTTCATATTTGCCTTAACTTTCCGTATCGCAGATAAGTGGGATATATTGAGTATTGGCACGCATTTTTTATGGCATACTTTCGGGGCAGTAGCTTCTTTCTGTATGCTAAATTATATTTATTTGGTTAATTACAGGAAAGTTCAGTAATAATTTAACAATGAGCTTGCTGATTGGAAATTCAGCAAGCTCAACCCGGTTTTTAGAACTTTGAATGGGCTTTACTGTAATCCAGTTTTTTCTGCCCGCCTATCGCATATTCAATGCCTCCCCATAAATGGTTCTGGAATTTATCTTCAGCCCATCCTTCTTTGGTATGCCCCATACAGGTATAAAAAGCCCTGCCGCCATCAAAATTGTGGTACCAGGCAAAAGGATGGAAATCGCCGTTTTTGCCACCAGTGTAAGATTTTTCATCTAAGCTGATCAGCACTTTAATTTCAGGGTTGATATCTTTAAAATTATATAGTTCGTCTTTTCTCATCCAAACCGAATCAGTAAAGAATTTAGTTGAAGGGTGTTTTTTGTCTTTAATGATAAATTTAGCTTCCTGAACGGCTGGGTGACTGATGAAATAAGCACCAGCTAATTTGCCATACCATGGCCAATCGTATTCGGTATCAGTTGCCGCGTGGATACCCACATAACCGCCTCCTGCCTGGATATACCTTTCGAAAGCAACCTGTTGTTTATTGTCTAGTACATCGCCTGTTGTATTTAAGAAAATAACCGCTGCATATTTTTTTAAATTGTCTTCTGTGAAAAGATCAGCATTTTCGGTGGTATCCACTTCAAAGTGATGTTCGGTTCCTAATTTTTGGATCACTTCTTTTCCGGTTTCAATAGAATTGTGCCTGAAACCTTTTGTTTTGGAAAAAACTAAAACCTTAGCCGGTTTTTTCGCTATGGTATAACTTTGAAATAGAAAAACGGATGCAACTAATAAACACAGTGATAAGTACTTTTTCATCTTTTTTGGTTAGGATAATGTATTGTAAGCTTT
Proteins encoded:
- a CDS encoding ThuA domain-containing protein; amino-acid sequence: MKKYLSLCLLVASVFLFQSYTIAKKPAKVLVFSKTKGFRHNSIETGKEVIQKLGTEHHFEVDTTENADLFTEDNLKKYAAVIFLNTTGDVLDNKQQVAFERYIQAGGGYVGIHAATDTEYDWPWYGKLAGAYFISHPAVQEAKFIIKDKKHPSTKFFTDSVWMRKDELYNFKDINPEIKVLISLDEKSYTGGKNGDFHPFAWYHNFDGGRAFYTCMGHTKEGWAEDKFQNHLWGGIEYAIGGQKKLDYSKAHSKF